Proteins found in one Paenibacillus dendritiformis genomic segment:
- the queD gene encoding 6-carboxytetrahydropterin synthase QueD translates to MSRPGPFRIVEKLQQYGTDISRESLRYHKRRVLVSKEFTFDAAHHLHAYEGKCKNLHGHTYKAVFGLSGYTNDIGIALDFGDIKEIWKERIEPYLDHRYLNETLPPMNTTAENMVVWLYEQMSAALAEEPYRTRCEGGRVEFIRLYETPTSYAEARREWMER, encoded by the coding sequence ATGAGCAGACCGGGCCCGTTCCGCATCGTAGAGAAGCTGCAGCAATACGGAACCGATATATCCCGCGAGTCGCTGCGCTACCACAAGCGCCGCGTGCTCGTCAGCAAGGAATTCACCTTCGACGCGGCGCATCATCTGCACGCCTACGAAGGCAAATGCAAAAATCTGCACGGCCATACGTACAAGGCTGTGTTCGGCCTAAGCGGCTATACGAACGACATTGGCATCGCCCTTGATTTCGGAGACATTAAGGAGATCTGGAAGGAGCGGATCGAACCGTATCTCGATCACCGTTATTTGAACGAGACGCTCCCCCCGATGAATACGACGGCGGAGAATATGGTCGTCTGGCTATATGAGCAGATGAGCGCCGCGCTGGCGGAGGAGCCGTACCGCACCCGCTGCGAAGGCGGGCGAGTGGAGTTCATCCGTCTCTACGAGACGCCGACCAGCTATGCCGAGGCGAGACGGGAGTGGATGGAGCGATGA